A region of Gadus morhua chromosome 18, gadMor3.0, whole genome shotgun sequence DNA encodes the following proteins:
- the rhbdf1b gene encoding inactive rhomboid protein 1 isoform X2 — protein sequence MAELGKGVEGSPSLQRKKPPWLQLDIPTIQLTPDDTPTVPQPAGRTPLAVPRSVSMPVENQTGLSAWEPAPNHYLSPPQERRPSITQTIKSGKRVRFERGNTVPPKGQRGPRRVPTIRRRSCIPKILSRRRSSIPKQIIRGTADWFGVSQDSDSTQRWRRRSLQHCSQLYGGLKPQVMRDMELPSQDNLSLASTETPPPLYLPHHHHHHHHHHHHQHHQHHHQQHLHHHHLHPNHQHCGMPRVVDPLARGRVFRMADEGLAVPQGPPTPGTGSLCSLSSSRSALNRLPRRRKRESVAVMSLKAAAAIMKGRTLKGSKSRPGRRHSFMPSGFLDEDTVDYGDELDVSFYTGEGLPDELSSYADEVFETPSEAEVYQQEEEREITGSALDKSELERSHLMLPLERGWRKVKDSSLVQPKLSLIQEVVGASGQQQQQRGQRIVVPVRKLFAREKRPYGLGIVGRLTNRSYRKRIDSNVQRQIEDMDDHRPFFTYWITFVHLLITILAVAIHGIAPVGFSQHETVDSVLRNKGVYENVKFVQQENFWVGPSSEALIHLGAKFSPCMRQDKEVHQLIQEKRARERGSGCCVRNDRSGCLQTPQDECSTTLAVWVKWPQHSSAPSLNGSPRQHGAVCHQDPRMCLEPASVSPHEWPDDITKWPVCTRYDSGNHTNLAHIDCAITGRPCCIGTKGRCEITSREYCDFMRGYFHEEATLCSQVACMDDVCGLLPFLNPDIPDQFYRLWLSLFLHAGILHCLVSVVFQMTVLRDLEKLTGWLRISIIYIVSGITGNLASAIFLPYRAEVGPAGSQFGILACLFVELLQSWQILERPWRAFSKLLAIAVFLFSFGLLPWIDNFAHVCGFVSGFFLSFAFLPYISFGRSDTYRKRVQICAFLLVFVGLFSAFAVLFYVYPIKCDWCEFLTCIPITDKFCEKYDLNAHLH from the exons ATGGCTGAGCTGGGCAAGGGCGTGGAGGGCAGCCCCAGCCTGCAGAGGAAGAAACCCCCCTGGCTCCAACTGGACATCCCCACAATCCAGCTGACCCCTGATGATACTCCCACTGTACCCCAG CCTGCAGGGCGGACTCCCCTGGCAGTGCCGCGTAGCGTCAGCATGCCAGTGGAGAACCAGACGGGGCTCTCTGCCTGGGAGCCGGCCCCCAACCACTACCTCAGCCCCCCCCAGGAGAGACGGCCCTCCATCACCCAGACCATCAAGag TGGGAAGAGGGTCCGCTTCGAGCGGGGCAACACGGTCCCGCCCAAGGGCCAGCGAGGCCCTCGGAGGGTCCCCACCATCCGCCGCCGCTCCTGCATCCCCAAAATACTGTCTCGGAGACGCTCGTCCATCCCCAAACAGATAATCAG GGGAACGGCCGACTGGTTCGGCGTGAGCCAGGACAGCGACAGCACCCagcgatggaggaggaggagcctgcagCACTGCAGCCAGCTCTACGGGGGTCTGAAGCCCCAGGTGATGAGGGACATGGAGCTGCCCAGCCAAGACAACCTGTCCCTGGCCAGCACTGAGACCCCACCCCCTCTgtacctcccccaccaccaccaccaccaccaccaccaccaccatcaccagcaccaccagcaccatcaccagcagcacctccatcaccaccacctccaccccaatCACCAACACTGTGGCATGCCGAGG gtggtgGACCCTCTGGCAAGGGGCCGTGTGTTCCGCATGGCAGACGAGGGGCTGGCCGTACCCCagggcccccccaccccgggcACCGGCTCCCTCTGCTCCTTGTCCAGTTCCCGCTCCGCGCTCAACAGGTTGCCACGGCGACGCAAGCGCGAATCCGTGGCGGTCATGAGCCTCAAGGCGGCCGCTGCCATCatgaag GGGCGGACTCTGAAGGGAAGCAAGTCTCGGCCGGGTCGCAGGCATAGTTTCATGCCCTCTGGTTTCCTGGACGAGGACACGGTGGACTACGGAGACGAACTGGACGTGTCCTTCTATACCGGG GAGGGACTCCCAGACGAGCTGTCCAGCTATGCTGACGAGGTCTTCGAGACGCCGTCGGAGGCGGAGGTTtaccagcaggaggaggagagggagatcaCAGGAAGTGCCCTGGACAAGAGCGAGCTGGAGAGAAGTCACCTGATGCT GCCCTTGGAGCGCGGCTGGAGGAAGGTGAAGGACAGCTCCCTGGTGCAGCCCAAGCTGAGTCTGATCCAGGAGGTGGTGGGCGCCagcgggcagcagcagcagcagcgcggcCAGCGCATCGTGGTGCCCGTGAGGAAGCTGTTTGCGCGGGAGAAGCGGCCCTACGGCCTGGGCATCGTGGGCCGCCTCACCAACCGCTCGTACCGCAAGCGCATCGACAGCAACGTCCAGAGGCAGATAGAGGACATGGACGACCACAG GCCCTTTTTCACCTACTGGATCACATTTGTCCACCTGCTCATCACCATCCTGGCGGTGGCGATCCACGGCATCGCCCCCGTTGGCTTCTCCCAGCATGAAACCGTGGACTCG GTCCTCAGAAATAAAGGAGTTTACGAGAACGTCAAGTTCGTGCAGCAGGAGAATTTCTGGGTCGGCCCGAGTTCG GAGGCGCTGATCCACCTGGGTGCCAAGTTCTCCCCGTGCATGCGTCAGGACAAGGAGGTCCACCAGCTGATCCAGGAGAAGAGGGCCCGGGAGCGGGGCTCGGGCTGCTGCGTCAGGAACGACCGCTCGGGCTGCCTGCAGACCCCCCAGGACGAGTGCTCG ACCACGCTGGCGGTGTGGGTGAAGTGGCCTCAGCACAGCAGCGCCCCCTCCCTGAACGGATCACCACGGCAACACGGAGCAGTCTGCCACCAAGACCCCAG AATGTGCCTGGAGCCGGCCTCCGTCTCCCCTCACGAGTGGCCTGATGACATCACCAAGTGGCCG GTGTGCACACGGTACGACTCTGGGAACCACACCAACCTCGCCCACATCGATTGTGCCATCACAGGCAGGCCCTGTTGCATCGGCACCAAGGGGCG gtgtgagaTCACCTCCAGAGAATACTGCGACTTCATGAGGGGCTATTTCCACGAGGAGGCTACTCTCTGCTCACAG GTTGCCTGTATGGATGATGTGTGTGGCCTGCTGCCATTCCTCAACCCTGACATCCCTGATCAGTTCTACCggctgtggctctctctcttcctccatgcTGG GATCCTCCACTGCCTGGTGTCGGTGGTGTTCCAGATGACGGTGCTGCGGGACCTGGAGAAGCTGACGGGCTGGCTCCGGATCTCCATCATCTACATCGTCAGCGGCATCACCGGCAACCTGGCCTCCGCCATCTTCCTGCCCTACCGGGCCGAG gtgGGCCCAGCAGGCAGTCAGTTTGGTATCCTGGCCTGTCTGTTTGTGGAGCTGCTGCAGAGCTGGCAGATCCTTGAGCGGCCGTGGAGGGCCTTCTCCAAGCTGCTGGCCATCGCCGTGTTCCTCTTCTCCTTCGGCCTCTTGCCCTGGATTGACAACTTCGCCCACGTCTGCGGCTTCGTCTCCGGATTCTTCCTGTCCTTCGCCTTTCTGCCCTACATCAG CTTCGGCCGGTCGGACACCTACCGCAAGCGGGTGCAGATCTGCGCCTTCCTGCTGGTCTTCGTGGGCCTGTTCTCCGCCTTCGCCGTCCTCTTCTATGTCTACCCCATCAAGTGCGACTGGTGCGAGTTCCTCACCTGCATCCCCATCACCGACAAGTTCTGTGAGAAGTACGACCTCAACGCCCACCTGCACTGA
- the rhbdf1b gene encoding inactive rhomboid protein 1 isoform X4 has protein sequence MAELGKGVEGSPSLQRKKPPWLQLDIPTIQLTPDDTPTVPQPAGRTPLAVPRSVSMPVENQTGLSAWEPAPNHYLSPPQERRPSITQTIKRGTADWFGVSQDSDSTQRWRRRSLQHCSQLYGGLKPQVMRDMELPSQDNLSLASTETPPPLYLPHHHHHHHHHHHHQHHQHHHQQHLHHHHLHPNHQHCGMPRVVDPLARGRVFRMADEGLAVPQGPPTPGTGSLCSLSSSRSALNRLPRRRKRESVAVMSLKAAAAIMKGRTLKGSKSRPGRRHSFMPSGFLDEDTVDYGDELDVSFYTGEGLPDELSSYADEVFETPSEAEVYQQEEEREITGSALDKSELERSHLMLPLERGWRKVKDSSLVQPKLSLIQEVVGASGQQQQQRGQRIVVPVRKLFAREKRPYGLGIVGRLTNRSYRKRIDSNVQRQIEDMDDHRPFFTYWITFVHLLITILAVAIHGIAPVGFSQHETVDSVLRNKGVYENVKFVQQENFWVGPSSEALIHLGAKFSPCMRQDKEVHQLIQEKRARERGSGCCVRNDRSGCLQTPQDECSTTLAVWVKWPQHSSAPSLNGSPRQHGAVCHQDPRMCLEPASVSPHEWPDDITKWPVCTRYDSGNHTNLAHIDCAITGRPCCIGTKGRCEITSREYCDFMRGYFHEEATLCSQVACMDDVCGLLPFLNPDIPDQFYRLWLSLFLHAGILHCLVSVVFQMTVLRDLEKLTGWLRISIIYIVSGITGNLASAIFLPYRAEVGPAGSQFGILACLFVELLQSWQILERPWRAFSKLLAIAVFLFSFGLLPWIDNFAHVCGFVSGFFLSFAFLPYISFGRSDTYRKRVQICAFLLVFVGLFSAFAVLFYVYPIKCDWCEFLTCIPITDKFCEKYDLNAHLH, from the exons ATGGCTGAGCTGGGCAAGGGCGTGGAGGGCAGCCCCAGCCTGCAGAGGAAGAAACCCCCCTGGCTCCAACTGGACATCCCCACAATCCAGCTGACCCCTGATGATACTCCCACTGTACCCCAG CCTGCAGGGCGGACTCCCCTGGCAGTGCCGCGTAGCGTCAGCATGCCAGTGGAGAACCAGACGGGGCTCTCTGCCTGGGAGCCGGCCCCCAACCACTACCTCAGCCCCCCCCAGGAGAGACGGCCCTCCATCACCCAGACCATCAAGag GGGAACGGCCGACTGGTTCGGCGTGAGCCAGGACAGCGACAGCACCCagcgatggaggaggaggagcctgcagCACTGCAGCCAGCTCTACGGGGGTCTGAAGCCCCAGGTGATGAGGGACATGGAGCTGCCCAGCCAAGACAACCTGTCCCTGGCCAGCACTGAGACCCCACCCCCTCTgtacctcccccaccaccaccaccaccaccaccaccaccaccatcaccagcaccaccagcaccatcaccagcagcacctccatcaccaccacctccaccccaatCACCAACACTGTGGCATGCCGAGG gtggtgGACCCTCTGGCAAGGGGCCGTGTGTTCCGCATGGCAGACGAGGGGCTGGCCGTACCCCagggcccccccaccccgggcACCGGCTCCCTCTGCTCCTTGTCCAGTTCCCGCTCCGCGCTCAACAGGTTGCCACGGCGACGCAAGCGCGAATCCGTGGCGGTCATGAGCCTCAAGGCGGCCGCTGCCATCatgaag GGGCGGACTCTGAAGGGAAGCAAGTCTCGGCCGGGTCGCAGGCATAGTTTCATGCCCTCTGGTTTCCTGGACGAGGACACGGTGGACTACGGAGACGAACTGGACGTGTCCTTCTATACCGGG GAGGGACTCCCAGACGAGCTGTCCAGCTATGCTGACGAGGTCTTCGAGACGCCGTCGGAGGCGGAGGTTtaccagcaggaggaggagagggagatcaCAGGAAGTGCCCTGGACAAGAGCGAGCTGGAGAGAAGTCACCTGATGCT GCCCTTGGAGCGCGGCTGGAGGAAGGTGAAGGACAGCTCCCTGGTGCAGCCCAAGCTGAGTCTGATCCAGGAGGTGGTGGGCGCCagcgggcagcagcagcagcagcgcggcCAGCGCATCGTGGTGCCCGTGAGGAAGCTGTTTGCGCGGGAGAAGCGGCCCTACGGCCTGGGCATCGTGGGCCGCCTCACCAACCGCTCGTACCGCAAGCGCATCGACAGCAACGTCCAGAGGCAGATAGAGGACATGGACGACCACAG GCCCTTTTTCACCTACTGGATCACATTTGTCCACCTGCTCATCACCATCCTGGCGGTGGCGATCCACGGCATCGCCCCCGTTGGCTTCTCCCAGCATGAAACCGTGGACTCG GTCCTCAGAAATAAAGGAGTTTACGAGAACGTCAAGTTCGTGCAGCAGGAGAATTTCTGGGTCGGCCCGAGTTCG GAGGCGCTGATCCACCTGGGTGCCAAGTTCTCCCCGTGCATGCGTCAGGACAAGGAGGTCCACCAGCTGATCCAGGAGAAGAGGGCCCGGGAGCGGGGCTCGGGCTGCTGCGTCAGGAACGACCGCTCGGGCTGCCTGCAGACCCCCCAGGACGAGTGCTCG ACCACGCTGGCGGTGTGGGTGAAGTGGCCTCAGCACAGCAGCGCCCCCTCCCTGAACGGATCACCACGGCAACACGGAGCAGTCTGCCACCAAGACCCCAG AATGTGCCTGGAGCCGGCCTCCGTCTCCCCTCACGAGTGGCCTGATGACATCACCAAGTGGCCG GTGTGCACACGGTACGACTCTGGGAACCACACCAACCTCGCCCACATCGATTGTGCCATCACAGGCAGGCCCTGTTGCATCGGCACCAAGGGGCG gtgtgagaTCACCTCCAGAGAATACTGCGACTTCATGAGGGGCTATTTCCACGAGGAGGCTACTCTCTGCTCACAG GTTGCCTGTATGGATGATGTGTGTGGCCTGCTGCCATTCCTCAACCCTGACATCCCTGATCAGTTCTACCggctgtggctctctctcttcctccatgcTGG GATCCTCCACTGCCTGGTGTCGGTGGTGTTCCAGATGACGGTGCTGCGGGACCTGGAGAAGCTGACGGGCTGGCTCCGGATCTCCATCATCTACATCGTCAGCGGCATCACCGGCAACCTGGCCTCCGCCATCTTCCTGCCCTACCGGGCCGAG gtgGGCCCAGCAGGCAGTCAGTTTGGTATCCTGGCCTGTCTGTTTGTGGAGCTGCTGCAGAGCTGGCAGATCCTTGAGCGGCCGTGGAGGGCCTTCTCCAAGCTGCTGGCCATCGCCGTGTTCCTCTTCTCCTTCGGCCTCTTGCCCTGGATTGACAACTTCGCCCACGTCTGCGGCTTCGTCTCCGGATTCTTCCTGTCCTTCGCCTTTCTGCCCTACATCAG CTTCGGCCGGTCGGACACCTACCGCAAGCGGGTGCAGATCTGCGCCTTCCTGCTGGTCTTCGTGGGCCTGTTCTCCGCCTTCGCCGTCCTCTTCTATGTCTACCCCATCAAGTGCGACTGGTGCGAGTTCCTCACCTGCATCCCCATCACCGACAAGTTCTGTGAGAAGTACGACCTCAACGCCCACCTGCACTGA
- the rhbdf1b gene encoding inactive rhomboid protein 1 isoform X1, with product MAELGKGVEGSPSLQRKKPPWLQLDIPTIQLTPDDTPTVPQQPAGRTPLAVPRSVSMPVENQTGLSAWEPAPNHYLSPPQERRPSITQTIKSGKRVRFERGNTVPPKGQRGPRRVPTIRRRSCIPKILSRRRSSIPKQIIRGTADWFGVSQDSDSTQRWRRRSLQHCSQLYGGLKPQVMRDMELPSQDNLSLASTETPPPLYLPHHHHHHHHHHHHQHHQHHHQQHLHHHHLHPNHQHCGMPRVVDPLARGRVFRMADEGLAVPQGPPTPGTGSLCSLSSSRSALNRLPRRRKRESVAVMSLKAAAAIMKGRTLKGSKSRPGRRHSFMPSGFLDEDTVDYGDELDVSFYTGEGLPDELSSYADEVFETPSEAEVYQQEEEREITGSALDKSELERSHLMLPLERGWRKVKDSSLVQPKLSLIQEVVGASGQQQQQRGQRIVVPVRKLFAREKRPYGLGIVGRLTNRSYRKRIDSNVQRQIEDMDDHRPFFTYWITFVHLLITILAVAIHGIAPVGFSQHETVDSVLRNKGVYENVKFVQQENFWVGPSSEALIHLGAKFSPCMRQDKEVHQLIQEKRARERGSGCCVRNDRSGCLQTPQDECSTTLAVWVKWPQHSSAPSLNGSPRQHGAVCHQDPRMCLEPASVSPHEWPDDITKWPVCTRYDSGNHTNLAHIDCAITGRPCCIGTKGRCEITSREYCDFMRGYFHEEATLCSQVACMDDVCGLLPFLNPDIPDQFYRLWLSLFLHAGILHCLVSVVFQMTVLRDLEKLTGWLRISIIYIVSGITGNLASAIFLPYRAEVGPAGSQFGILACLFVELLQSWQILERPWRAFSKLLAIAVFLFSFGLLPWIDNFAHVCGFVSGFFLSFAFLPYISFGRSDTYRKRVQICAFLLVFVGLFSAFAVLFYVYPIKCDWCEFLTCIPITDKFCEKYDLNAHLH from the exons ATGGCTGAGCTGGGCAAGGGCGTGGAGGGCAGCCCCAGCCTGCAGAGGAAGAAACCCCCCTGGCTCCAACTGGACATCCCCACAATCCAGCTGACCCCTGATGATACTCCCACTGTACCCCAG caGCCTGCAGGGCGGACTCCCCTGGCAGTGCCGCGTAGCGTCAGCATGCCAGTGGAGAACCAGACGGGGCTCTCTGCCTGGGAGCCGGCCCCCAACCACTACCTCAGCCCCCCCCAGGAGAGACGGCCCTCCATCACCCAGACCATCAAGag TGGGAAGAGGGTCCGCTTCGAGCGGGGCAACACGGTCCCGCCCAAGGGCCAGCGAGGCCCTCGGAGGGTCCCCACCATCCGCCGCCGCTCCTGCATCCCCAAAATACTGTCTCGGAGACGCTCGTCCATCCCCAAACAGATAATCAG GGGAACGGCCGACTGGTTCGGCGTGAGCCAGGACAGCGACAGCACCCagcgatggaggaggaggagcctgcagCACTGCAGCCAGCTCTACGGGGGTCTGAAGCCCCAGGTGATGAGGGACATGGAGCTGCCCAGCCAAGACAACCTGTCCCTGGCCAGCACTGAGACCCCACCCCCTCTgtacctcccccaccaccaccaccaccaccaccaccaccaccatcaccagcaccaccagcaccatcaccagcagcacctccatcaccaccacctccaccccaatCACCAACACTGTGGCATGCCGAGG gtggtgGACCCTCTGGCAAGGGGCCGTGTGTTCCGCATGGCAGACGAGGGGCTGGCCGTACCCCagggcccccccaccccgggcACCGGCTCCCTCTGCTCCTTGTCCAGTTCCCGCTCCGCGCTCAACAGGTTGCCACGGCGACGCAAGCGCGAATCCGTGGCGGTCATGAGCCTCAAGGCGGCCGCTGCCATCatgaag GGGCGGACTCTGAAGGGAAGCAAGTCTCGGCCGGGTCGCAGGCATAGTTTCATGCCCTCTGGTTTCCTGGACGAGGACACGGTGGACTACGGAGACGAACTGGACGTGTCCTTCTATACCGGG GAGGGACTCCCAGACGAGCTGTCCAGCTATGCTGACGAGGTCTTCGAGACGCCGTCGGAGGCGGAGGTTtaccagcaggaggaggagagggagatcaCAGGAAGTGCCCTGGACAAGAGCGAGCTGGAGAGAAGTCACCTGATGCT GCCCTTGGAGCGCGGCTGGAGGAAGGTGAAGGACAGCTCCCTGGTGCAGCCCAAGCTGAGTCTGATCCAGGAGGTGGTGGGCGCCagcgggcagcagcagcagcagcgcggcCAGCGCATCGTGGTGCCCGTGAGGAAGCTGTTTGCGCGGGAGAAGCGGCCCTACGGCCTGGGCATCGTGGGCCGCCTCACCAACCGCTCGTACCGCAAGCGCATCGACAGCAACGTCCAGAGGCAGATAGAGGACATGGACGACCACAG GCCCTTTTTCACCTACTGGATCACATTTGTCCACCTGCTCATCACCATCCTGGCGGTGGCGATCCACGGCATCGCCCCCGTTGGCTTCTCCCAGCATGAAACCGTGGACTCG GTCCTCAGAAATAAAGGAGTTTACGAGAACGTCAAGTTCGTGCAGCAGGAGAATTTCTGGGTCGGCCCGAGTTCG GAGGCGCTGATCCACCTGGGTGCCAAGTTCTCCCCGTGCATGCGTCAGGACAAGGAGGTCCACCAGCTGATCCAGGAGAAGAGGGCCCGGGAGCGGGGCTCGGGCTGCTGCGTCAGGAACGACCGCTCGGGCTGCCTGCAGACCCCCCAGGACGAGTGCTCG ACCACGCTGGCGGTGTGGGTGAAGTGGCCTCAGCACAGCAGCGCCCCCTCCCTGAACGGATCACCACGGCAACACGGAGCAGTCTGCCACCAAGACCCCAG AATGTGCCTGGAGCCGGCCTCCGTCTCCCCTCACGAGTGGCCTGATGACATCACCAAGTGGCCG GTGTGCACACGGTACGACTCTGGGAACCACACCAACCTCGCCCACATCGATTGTGCCATCACAGGCAGGCCCTGTTGCATCGGCACCAAGGGGCG gtgtgagaTCACCTCCAGAGAATACTGCGACTTCATGAGGGGCTATTTCCACGAGGAGGCTACTCTCTGCTCACAG GTTGCCTGTATGGATGATGTGTGTGGCCTGCTGCCATTCCTCAACCCTGACATCCCTGATCAGTTCTACCggctgtggctctctctcttcctccatgcTGG GATCCTCCACTGCCTGGTGTCGGTGGTGTTCCAGATGACGGTGCTGCGGGACCTGGAGAAGCTGACGGGCTGGCTCCGGATCTCCATCATCTACATCGTCAGCGGCATCACCGGCAACCTGGCCTCCGCCATCTTCCTGCCCTACCGGGCCGAG gtgGGCCCAGCAGGCAGTCAGTTTGGTATCCTGGCCTGTCTGTTTGTGGAGCTGCTGCAGAGCTGGCAGATCCTTGAGCGGCCGTGGAGGGCCTTCTCCAAGCTGCTGGCCATCGCCGTGTTCCTCTTCTCCTTCGGCCTCTTGCCCTGGATTGACAACTTCGCCCACGTCTGCGGCTTCGTCTCCGGATTCTTCCTGTCCTTCGCCTTTCTGCCCTACATCAG CTTCGGCCGGTCGGACACCTACCGCAAGCGGGTGCAGATCTGCGCCTTCCTGCTGGTCTTCGTGGGCCTGTTCTCCGCCTTCGCCGTCCTCTTCTATGTCTACCCCATCAAGTGCGACTGGTGCGAGTTCCTCACCTGCATCCCCATCACCGACAAGTTCTGTGAGAAGTACGACCTCAACGCCCACCTGCACTGA
- the rhbdf1b gene encoding inactive rhomboid protein 1 isoform X3: protein MAELGKGVEGSPSLQRKKPPWLQLDIPTIQLTPDDTPTVPQQPAGRTPLAVPRSVSMPVENQTGLSAWEPAPNHYLSPPQERRPSITQTIKRGTADWFGVSQDSDSTQRWRRRSLQHCSQLYGGLKPQVMRDMELPSQDNLSLASTETPPPLYLPHHHHHHHHHHHHQHHQHHHQQHLHHHHLHPNHQHCGMPRVVDPLARGRVFRMADEGLAVPQGPPTPGTGSLCSLSSSRSALNRLPRRRKRESVAVMSLKAAAAIMKGRTLKGSKSRPGRRHSFMPSGFLDEDTVDYGDELDVSFYTGEGLPDELSSYADEVFETPSEAEVYQQEEEREITGSALDKSELERSHLMLPLERGWRKVKDSSLVQPKLSLIQEVVGASGQQQQQRGQRIVVPVRKLFAREKRPYGLGIVGRLTNRSYRKRIDSNVQRQIEDMDDHRPFFTYWITFVHLLITILAVAIHGIAPVGFSQHETVDSVLRNKGVYENVKFVQQENFWVGPSSEALIHLGAKFSPCMRQDKEVHQLIQEKRARERGSGCCVRNDRSGCLQTPQDECSTTLAVWVKWPQHSSAPSLNGSPRQHGAVCHQDPRMCLEPASVSPHEWPDDITKWPVCTRYDSGNHTNLAHIDCAITGRPCCIGTKGRCEITSREYCDFMRGYFHEEATLCSQVACMDDVCGLLPFLNPDIPDQFYRLWLSLFLHAGILHCLVSVVFQMTVLRDLEKLTGWLRISIIYIVSGITGNLASAIFLPYRAEVGPAGSQFGILACLFVELLQSWQILERPWRAFSKLLAIAVFLFSFGLLPWIDNFAHVCGFVSGFFLSFAFLPYISFGRSDTYRKRVQICAFLLVFVGLFSAFAVLFYVYPIKCDWCEFLTCIPITDKFCEKYDLNAHLH, encoded by the exons ATGGCTGAGCTGGGCAAGGGCGTGGAGGGCAGCCCCAGCCTGCAGAGGAAGAAACCCCCCTGGCTCCAACTGGACATCCCCACAATCCAGCTGACCCCTGATGATACTCCCACTGTACCCCAG caGCCTGCAGGGCGGACTCCCCTGGCAGTGCCGCGTAGCGTCAGCATGCCAGTGGAGAACCAGACGGGGCTCTCTGCCTGGGAGCCGGCCCCCAACCACTACCTCAGCCCCCCCCAGGAGAGACGGCCCTCCATCACCCAGACCATCAAGag GGGAACGGCCGACTGGTTCGGCGTGAGCCAGGACAGCGACAGCACCCagcgatggaggaggaggagcctgcagCACTGCAGCCAGCTCTACGGGGGTCTGAAGCCCCAGGTGATGAGGGACATGGAGCTGCCCAGCCAAGACAACCTGTCCCTGGCCAGCACTGAGACCCCACCCCCTCTgtacctcccccaccaccaccaccaccaccaccaccaccaccatcaccagcaccaccagcaccatcaccagcagcacctccatcaccaccacctccaccccaatCACCAACACTGTGGCATGCCGAGG gtggtgGACCCTCTGGCAAGGGGCCGTGTGTTCCGCATGGCAGACGAGGGGCTGGCCGTACCCCagggcccccccaccccgggcACCGGCTCCCTCTGCTCCTTGTCCAGTTCCCGCTCCGCGCTCAACAGGTTGCCACGGCGACGCAAGCGCGAATCCGTGGCGGTCATGAGCCTCAAGGCGGCCGCTGCCATCatgaag GGGCGGACTCTGAAGGGAAGCAAGTCTCGGCCGGGTCGCAGGCATAGTTTCATGCCCTCTGGTTTCCTGGACGAGGACACGGTGGACTACGGAGACGAACTGGACGTGTCCTTCTATACCGGG GAGGGACTCCCAGACGAGCTGTCCAGCTATGCTGACGAGGTCTTCGAGACGCCGTCGGAGGCGGAGGTTtaccagcaggaggaggagagggagatcaCAGGAAGTGCCCTGGACAAGAGCGAGCTGGAGAGAAGTCACCTGATGCT GCCCTTGGAGCGCGGCTGGAGGAAGGTGAAGGACAGCTCCCTGGTGCAGCCCAAGCTGAGTCTGATCCAGGAGGTGGTGGGCGCCagcgggcagcagcagcagcagcgcggcCAGCGCATCGTGGTGCCCGTGAGGAAGCTGTTTGCGCGGGAGAAGCGGCCCTACGGCCTGGGCATCGTGGGCCGCCTCACCAACCGCTCGTACCGCAAGCGCATCGACAGCAACGTCCAGAGGCAGATAGAGGACATGGACGACCACAG GCCCTTTTTCACCTACTGGATCACATTTGTCCACCTGCTCATCACCATCCTGGCGGTGGCGATCCACGGCATCGCCCCCGTTGGCTTCTCCCAGCATGAAACCGTGGACTCG GTCCTCAGAAATAAAGGAGTTTACGAGAACGTCAAGTTCGTGCAGCAGGAGAATTTCTGGGTCGGCCCGAGTTCG GAGGCGCTGATCCACCTGGGTGCCAAGTTCTCCCCGTGCATGCGTCAGGACAAGGAGGTCCACCAGCTGATCCAGGAGAAGAGGGCCCGGGAGCGGGGCTCGGGCTGCTGCGTCAGGAACGACCGCTCGGGCTGCCTGCAGACCCCCCAGGACGAGTGCTCG ACCACGCTGGCGGTGTGGGTGAAGTGGCCTCAGCACAGCAGCGCCCCCTCCCTGAACGGATCACCACGGCAACACGGAGCAGTCTGCCACCAAGACCCCAG AATGTGCCTGGAGCCGGCCTCCGTCTCCCCTCACGAGTGGCCTGATGACATCACCAAGTGGCCG GTGTGCACACGGTACGACTCTGGGAACCACACCAACCTCGCCCACATCGATTGTGCCATCACAGGCAGGCCCTGTTGCATCGGCACCAAGGGGCG gtgtgagaTCACCTCCAGAGAATACTGCGACTTCATGAGGGGCTATTTCCACGAGGAGGCTACTCTCTGCTCACAG GTTGCCTGTATGGATGATGTGTGTGGCCTGCTGCCATTCCTCAACCCTGACATCCCTGATCAGTTCTACCggctgtggctctctctcttcctccatgcTGG GATCCTCCACTGCCTGGTGTCGGTGGTGTTCCAGATGACGGTGCTGCGGGACCTGGAGAAGCTGACGGGCTGGCTCCGGATCTCCATCATCTACATCGTCAGCGGCATCACCGGCAACCTGGCCTCCGCCATCTTCCTGCCCTACCGGGCCGAG gtgGGCCCAGCAGGCAGTCAGTTTGGTATCCTGGCCTGTCTGTTTGTGGAGCTGCTGCAGAGCTGGCAGATCCTTGAGCGGCCGTGGAGGGCCTTCTCCAAGCTGCTGGCCATCGCCGTGTTCCTCTTCTCCTTCGGCCTCTTGCCCTGGATTGACAACTTCGCCCACGTCTGCGGCTTCGTCTCCGGATTCTTCCTGTCCTTCGCCTTTCTGCCCTACATCAG CTTCGGCCGGTCGGACACCTACCGCAAGCGGGTGCAGATCTGCGCCTTCCTGCTGGTCTTCGTGGGCCTGTTCTCCGCCTTCGCCGTCCTCTTCTATGTCTACCCCATCAAGTGCGACTGGTGCGAGTTCCTCACCTGCATCCCCATCACCGACAAGTTCTGTGAGAAGTACGACCTCAACGCCCACCTGCACTGA